In one Culex quinquefasciatus strain JHB chromosome 2, VPISU_Cqui_1.0_pri_paternal, whole genome shotgun sequence genomic region, the following are encoded:
- the LOC6031341 gene encoding uncharacterized protein LOC6031341 — protein sequence MASNTGGIKPMTIAGRMVRERERLLGMSPEERAWRAQWLKDQQLAHNEPRYVPEYWKERLNPIRRVYRAPLDMVQKGLTPVLGLEWAHAIRFWTGKVALGAFAILATTYYFKYNQNDWTRKGGWRVIHSRKAVFPGDPGYPKFDKRTEPAEYAARGFRQSPI from the exons ATGGCCTCCAACACGGGCGGCATCAAGCCGATGACCATCGCGGGCCGCATGGTCCGCGAGCGGGAACGTCTGCTCGGGATGAGCCCGGAGGAACGCGCGTGGCGGGCGCAGTGGCTCAAGGATCAGCAGCTGGCCCACAACGAGCCCCGTTACGTGCCCGAGTACTGGAAGGAGCGGCTGAACCCGATCCGCCGGGTGTACCGCGCCCCGCTCGACATGGTCCAGAAGGGGCTGACGCCGGTTCTG GGACTCGAATGGGCTCACGCGATTCGATTCTGGACCGGCAAGGTTGCTCTTGGCGCATTCGCCATCCTGGCCACGACGTACTACTTCAAGTACAACCAGAAT GACTGGACGCGAAAGGGCGGCTGGCGAGTGATCCACTCCCGGAAGGCGGTCTTCCCCGGTGATCCAGGCTATCCCAAATTCGACAAGCGCACCGAGCCGGCTGAATACGCGGCGCGTGGCTTCAGACAGTCACCGATTTAA